A window from Microcoleus sp. AS-A8 encodes these proteins:
- a CDS encoding metallothionein: MTTVTSMKCACESCLCVISTADAVEKDEKLYCSESCANGHTDGAGCSHHGCTCG, encoded by the coding sequence ATGACCACCGTAACTTCCATGAAATGTGCCTGTGAATCTTGCCTATGCGTCATTTCTACCGCTGATGCCGTAGAAAAGGATGAAAAATTGTACTGTAGTGAATCTTGTGCTAATGGTCACACCGATGGTGCAGGGTGTAGCCATCACGGTTGTACCTGCGGTTAA